A genomic stretch from Bradyrhizobium sp. 195 includes:
- the malQ gene encoding 4-alpha-glucanotransferase, translating into MDLLAQARIKGVQSEFVDALGKLRVTDPVALKSILDALPEKRVYRFVLGPVVVRALGHPRTELPAIGAPPLQWTLAANGKLIAQGETREPVIAWPAGLPLGYHRLTLTDAKGVTEEVPMIVAPERAFGGDFDRGWLLAVQLYSVRSDRNWGIGDFTDLADLVRLAKQLGADGVGLNPLHVLFDDHPADCSPYSPNSRLFLNPLYIDVEAIPEFSADFVPDAAATAARLRKGDRVPYADMAALKWLALRAAFNSFVTSASEARRKEFDTFRTARAPLLSRFACFEVLRHRFAAPWWEWPVEWRQPDEAKCAGLRNGPDKREVEFVEFVQWTADSQLHAAKELASRLGMRVGLYLDVAVGVQSNGFDAWNEQMAISRHLAVGAPPDVLNTIGQDWGLAGFNAGGLEAQSFVPFADMLAASMRHAGAIRLDHVLGLKRLYLVPRGFKPDNGAYVQMPFEALLGAVARESAAHKCIVIGEDLGTVPEGFREMMQDFGIWSYLVMMFERDDAGHFRNVDHYRPNALVTLNTHDLSTYAGWRSFSDLKMKRSLGLDPGENDQARWDALGRLDEILRQNGIKANDLYSVLAFLSRTPSRLLAVSMEDLLGVIDQPNIPGTIDEHPNWRQRLPVALDKIAAKIDLTALKAATRERSLTGGS; encoded by the coding sequence ATGGATCTTTTAGCTCAAGCCCGGATCAAGGGCGTTCAATCCGAATTCGTCGATGCCCTGGGGAAGCTGCGGGTCACAGATCCCGTGGCCCTCAAATCGATCCTCGACGCCCTGCCGGAGAAGCGGGTTTACCGCTTCGTCCTTGGGCCGGTGGTGGTTCGCGCGCTCGGACACCCGCGCACGGAATTGCCGGCCATCGGCGCGCCGCCGCTGCAATGGACATTGGCCGCAAACGGCAAATTGATTGCCCAGGGCGAGACGCGCGAGCCTGTGATCGCCTGGCCCGCCGGCCTGCCGCTCGGGTATCACCGATTGACACTGACCGATGCCAAAGGTGTGACGGAAGAGGTGCCGATGATCGTGGCGCCCGAGCGGGCCTTCGGCGGCGATTTCGACCGCGGCTGGCTGCTCGCCGTGCAGCTCTACAGCGTCCGTTCAGACCGAAACTGGGGCATCGGCGACTTCACTGACCTTGCCGATCTCGTGCGGCTCGCCAAGCAGCTCGGAGCCGACGGCGTCGGGCTCAATCCGCTGCACGTCCTGTTCGACGACCACCCGGCCGATTGCAGCCCCTATTCGCCGAACAGCCGGCTGTTCCTCAATCCGCTCTATATCGACGTCGAGGCCATTCCCGAATTCTCGGCAGACTTTGTGCCCGACGCGGCCGCGACCGCCGCCCGTCTGCGTAAAGGCGACCGCGTGCCCTATGCCGACATGGCGGCGCTGAAATGGCTGGCCTTGCGGGCCGCCTTTAACAGCTTCGTGACGAGCGCGAGCGAAGCGCGCCGCAAGGAATTCGACACGTTCCGCACTGCCCGTGCACCGCTGTTGTCGCGCTTTGCCTGCTTCGAGGTGCTGCGCCATCGCTTCGCCGCGCCGTGGTGGGAATGGCCGGTGGAATGGCGGCAGCCCGACGAGGCCAAATGCGCCGGGCTGCGCAATGGCCCTGACAAGCGCGAGGTCGAATTCGTCGAGTTCGTGCAATGGACCGCAGATAGCCAGCTGCATGCCGCCAAGGAACTCGCCAGCCGGCTCGGCATGCGCGTCGGGCTCTATCTCGATGTGGCCGTCGGCGTGCAGTCCAACGGCTTCGATGCCTGGAACGAGCAGATGGCGATCTCCCGTCATCTCGCCGTCGGCGCGCCGCCCGACGTGCTCAACACTATCGGCCAGGACTGGGGCCTTGCCGGCTTCAACGCCGGTGGCCTGGAGGCGCAATCCTTCGTGCCGTTCGCCGACATGCTCGCGGCTTCGATGCGCCATGCCGGCGCGATCCGCCTCGACCACGTGCTCGGCCTGAAGCGGCTCTATCTCGTGCCGCGCGGCTTCAAGCCGGACAACGGCGCCTATGTGCAGATGCCGTTCGAGGCGCTGCTCGGCGCCGTGGCGCGCGAGAGCGCGGCCCACAAATGCATCGTGATCGGCGAGGACCTCGGCACCGTGCCGGAAGGATTTCGCGAGATGATGCAGGATTTCGGCATCTGGTCCTATCTCGTCATGATGTTCGAGCGCGACGATGCCGGCCATTTCCGCAACGTCGACCATTACCGGCCCAACGCGCTCGTCACGCTGAACACGCATGACCTGTCGACCTATGCCGGCTGGCGCTCCTTCAGCGATCTCAAGATGAAGCGCTCGCTCGGGCTCGATCCCGGCGAGAACGACCAGGCGCGCTGGGATGCGCTCGGCAGGCTCGACGAGATCCTGCGCCAGAACGGCATCAAGGCCAACGACCTCTACTCGGTCCTCGCCTTCCTGTCGCGCACGCCGTCGCGGCTGCTTGCGGTGTCGATGGAGGATCTGCTGGGCGTGATCGATCAACCCAACATTCCCGGCACGATCGACGAACATCCGAACTGGCGCCAGCGCCTTCCCGTCGCGCTCGACAAGATCGCCGCCAAGATCGATCTCACAGCTTTGAAGGCCGCGACGCGGGAACGTTCGCTGACCGGTGGGAGTTGA